In a single window of the Terriglobus roseus genome:
- a CDS encoding MmcQ/YjbR family DNA-binding protein, which translates to MTNKEAIDRFRRIALGLPGAAEGSHAGAVDFRVNHRIFVTLAYAARNQGTLKLTLGQQADFLAERSDVFEAVHGGWGRMGMTFIRLDAEEDILIGAITTAYRNVASKPLAKKRATKK; encoded by the coding sequence ATGACAAACAAGGAAGCCATCGACCGCTTTCGCCGCATCGCTCTCGGTCTGCCCGGCGCAGCCGAGGGCAGCCATGCCGGGGCCGTCGACTTCCGCGTCAACCATCGCATCTTCGTCACGCTCGCCTACGCGGCTCGCAACCAGGGCACACTCAAACTCACCCTTGGCCAGCAGGCCGACTTCCTTGCAGAGCGAAGCGACGTCTTTGAAGCCGTTCATGGCGGTTGGGGCCGCATGGGCATGACCTTTATCCGGCTCGACGCGGAAGAAGACATCCTCATCGGCGCCATCACCACGGCCTATCGCAATGTAGCGAGCAAGCCCCTGGCTAAGAAGCGCGCCACGAAGAAATAA
- a CDS encoding L-serine ammonia-lyase translates to MTSLFELFKIGIGPSSSHTVAPMRAALAFLRGLQRGKVFDRVTRVRIDLYGSLALTGIGHGTDSAVLTGLAGETPDTIEPARHQAILKEATGGSLTLNGSRQIAFVRERDLLFHKNQMYPDADLPTHPNGVRFTAFDETGTTLAEEVFYSIGGGFIVTAERFSTSGAATPESSRVIPYPFRSAAELLEVAAANNLTIADLVLANEIAMLADEKILRPRIPMTGDAHTDVRNGILALWAVMADSIERGQRNDGILPGGLSVRRRAPRLTARLGQKPAGDPLGPLDWVTVFAMAVNEENAAGGRVVTSPTNGAAGVVPAVARYYRDFIANADDDGLLRYFLTAAAIGILYKENASISGAEVGCQGEVGVACSMAAGGLVAALGGTNLQVEHAAEIGMEHNLGMTCDPIGGLVQIPCIERNAMGAVKAVNATRMAMNETDEHKVSLDQVIKTMYLTGLDMQSRYKETSLAGLALNIIEC, encoded by the coding sequence GTGACAAGTCTCTTCGAACTCTTCAAGATCGGCATCGGCCCCTCCAGTTCACACACCGTTGCTCCCATGCGCGCAGCACTCGCCTTCCTCCGTGGCCTGCAGCGCGGCAAGGTCTTTGACCGGGTGACACGTGTTCGCATCGACCTCTACGGATCGCTCGCACTCACGGGCATCGGGCACGGCACAGATTCCGCCGTGCTGACCGGACTCGCGGGTGAGACACCAGACACGATCGAGCCCGCGCGGCATCAAGCCATCCTGAAGGAAGCGACTGGCGGCTCACTCACACTCAACGGCTCGCGACAGATCGCCTTCGTGCGTGAGCGCGACCTTCTTTTCCATAAGAATCAGATGTATCCCGATGCGGACCTGCCAACGCATCCCAACGGTGTCCGCTTCACCGCCTTCGACGAGACCGGCACCACGCTGGCCGAAGAGGTCTTCTACTCCATCGGTGGCGGCTTCATCGTCACAGCCGAACGCTTCTCTACCAGCGGCGCGGCAACGCCAGAGTCTTCACGCGTGATTCCGTACCCATTTCGCAGTGCCGCCGAACTCCTGGAAGTTGCAGCAGCGAATAACCTCACCATCGCGGATCTCGTTTTAGCCAATGAGATCGCGATGCTCGCCGATGAGAAGATCCTTCGCCCGCGCATCCCCATGACGGGCGACGCACACACCGATGTTCGCAATGGCATCCTGGCGCTGTGGGCAGTGATGGCGGACTCCATCGAACGCGGCCAGCGCAACGACGGTATCCTCCCCGGCGGCCTCAGCGTGCGGCGCCGCGCGCCACGCCTGACTGCGCGCCTGGGACAGAAGCCTGCAGGGGATCCGCTTGGCCCGTTGGACTGGGTAACAGTCTTCGCGATGGCGGTGAACGAAGAGAACGCCGCCGGTGGTCGCGTCGTCACATCTCCTACGAATGGTGCAGCCGGCGTCGTGCCCGCAGTCGCGCGCTACTATCGCGACTTCATCGCGAACGCAGATGACGACGGGCTCCTGCGATACTTCCTTACCGCCGCTGCGATCGGCATCCTGTACAAAGAGAACGCTTCTATCAGTGGTGCTGAAGTTGGTTGCCAGGGTGAAGTCGGCGTTGCGTGCAGCATGGCTGCTGGTGGCCTGGTTGCCGCGCTTGGCGGTACGAACCTGCAGGTGGAACATGCTGCGGAGATCGGGATGGAACACAACCTTGGCATGACCTGCGATCCCATCGGCGGTCTTGTGCAAATCCCCTGCATCGAACGCAACGCGATGGGGGCGGTGAAGGCCGTGAACGCAACGCGCATGGCGATGAACGAAACCGACGAGCACAAGGTCTCCCTCGATCAGGTGATCAAGACGATGTACCTGACCGGCCTCGATATGCAGTCGCGCTACAAGGAAACGTCTCTCGCAGGGCTCGCGCTGAACATCATCGAGTGCTGA
- a CDS encoding RsmE family RNA methyltransferase — MTRRRWIADQWNNNRTEASLLGDQATHLARVLRAQPGQIFDVVADGFLHRAEVASVHEDKVVFTLHEEHEADSAQPVRLLLAVFKFDHLEWGIEKATELGAARITPVLARRTEKHLALAAAKRVERWRRIVREASQQSRRSDVPEVDDPATLKQLLKSIDEPVKLLLAETEEENTLRAALEAAPQGSSIALAIGPEGGWAPDEMQLFRDSGWQHVTLGPRILRAETAAIAALAITSALRS, encoded by the coding sequence ATGACGCGCCGCAGATGGATCGCCGACCAGTGGAACAATAACCGTACCGAAGCCTCGCTCCTCGGCGATCAGGCCACACACCTTGCGCGTGTCCTGCGCGCACAGCCGGGACAGATCTTCGATGTCGTCGCCGACGGCTTCCTCCACCGAGCTGAAGTTGCCAGCGTTCACGAAGACAAAGTTGTTTTCACATTGCATGAAGAGCATGAAGCGGACTCTGCTCAGCCCGTGCGACTGCTCCTTGCAGTCTTCAAGTTCGACCACCTGGAATGGGGTATCGAGAAGGCGACCGAACTTGGTGCGGCACGCATCACGCCGGTGCTTGCACGCCGCACGGAAAAGCACCTGGCTCTTGCCGCGGCGAAGCGTGTCGAGCGCTGGCGTCGCATCGTGCGCGAGGCGTCGCAGCAGTCGCGCCGCAGCGATGTACCGGAGGTCGATGACCCTGCGACCCTGAAACAGTTGCTGAAGTCGATTGATGAGCCGGTGAAGCTGCTGCTCGCGGAGACGGAGGAAGAGAACACGCTTCGCGCTGCATTGGAAGCCGCACCGCAGGGCTCCAGCATCGCGCTCGCGATCGGCCCCGAAGGGGGATGGGCGCCGGATGAGATGCAGCTCTTCCGCGACAGCGGCTGGCAGCACGTCACACTTGGCCCACGCATCCTGCGTGCGGAGACCGCTGCCATCGCGGCGCTCGCCATCACCTCTGCCTTGCGGTCGTGA
- the dnaJ gene encoding molecular chaperone DnaJ — protein MAGATVKADYYEILQVTKTSSDSEIKTAYRKLAMQFHPDRNPGDHTAEEKFKECSEAYGVLSDPQKRAAYDRYGHDAFGGGRGAPQGGGFPGGFSGDPQDLGDIFGDIFGEMFGGGGGARKGSRAQRGRDLRYDMTLEFEEAVFGKEQDIRIKRSEACDDCNGTGSANGKQPATCSQCRGAGQVRYQQGFFSVARACPKCEGSGVTITDPCKTCHGESRVQREHTITVKVPAGVEDGTRIRYQGEGEAGKLGGPSGDLYVVLSVKAHKFFQRDGDDLHCVVPVSFPQAALGDELEIETLEGSALLKVPEGTQSGKTFRIKSKGVPHLNSHGKGDLIVEVRVQTPGKLSKQQKELLRQLADTMKVDNAPTSHGIMDRVKDIFS, from the coding sequence TTGGCAGGAGCCACGGTGAAGGCTGATTATTACGAGATATTGCAGGTCACAAAGACCTCGTCCGATTCGGAGATCAAGACTGCGTATCGCAAGCTGGCGATGCAGTTCCATCCGGACCGAAATCCCGGGGATCATACGGCAGAAGAAAAGTTCAAGGAGTGCTCCGAGGCCTACGGTGTCCTCAGCGATCCGCAGAAGCGTGCCGCCTATGACCGCTATGGTCACGACGCGTTTGGCGGTGGTCGCGGAGCTCCGCAGGGCGGTGGTTTTCCTGGCGGCTTCAGCGGCGATCCGCAGGATCTGGGCGACATCTTTGGCGACATCTTTGGCGAGATGTTCGGCGGTGGCGGCGGCGCGCGCAAGGGCAGTCGCGCGCAGCGTGGACGCGACCTTCGCTATGACATGACTCTCGAATTTGAAGAGGCGGTCTTCGGCAAGGAGCAGGACATCCGCATCAAGCGCAGCGAAGCGTGCGATGACTGCAACGGCACGGGTTCCGCCAACGGCAAGCAGCCGGCAACGTGCTCACAGTGCCGCGGCGCGGGACAGGTGCGGTACCAGCAGGGCTTCTTCTCCGTAGCTCGCGCATGCCCCAAATGCGAAGGCAGCGGCGTCACCATCACCGATCCCTGCAAGACCTGCCATGGCGAGAGCCGTGTGCAGCGCGAGCACACCATTACGGTGAAGGTGCCGGCAGGCGTGGAAGATGGCACACGCATCCGGTACCAGGGCGAAGGCGAGGCAGGCAAGCTTGGCGGGCCGAGCGGCGATTTGTACGTGGTGCTGAGCGTGAAGGCCCACAAGTTCTTTCAGCGTGATGGTGATGACCTGCATTGTGTTGTGCCGGTCAGCTTTCCGCAGGCAGCGCTTGGCGATGAGCTTGAGATCGAGACGCTGGAAGGTTCCGCGCTGCTGAAGGTGCCGGAAGGCACACAGAGCGGCAAGACCTTCCGCATCAAGAGCAAGGGTGTGCCACACCTGAACAGCCACGGCAAGGGCGACCTGATCGTGGAGGTGCGTGTGCAGACGCCGGGCAAGCTCTCGAAGCAGCAGAAAGAACTGCTGCGGCAACTTGCAGACACCATGAAGGTGGACAACGCACCAACCTCACATGGCATTATGGATCGCGTGAAGGACATCTTCAGCTAA
- a CDS encoding nucleotide exchange factor GrpE translates to MNGTEQTEAATDAEMMAAAEADETMAASDAEVITVTQAEFDQIKGERDQLIDRMARLQAEFDNARKREAKERADFRDYAVGNAAEGFLGVLDNFHLALKSQGSPEQFRAGIELIAKQFDDAVRNLGVVAVETAGQQFDPRSMEALGSVETAEFPDGAVVDEVRRGYRIKERLLRPALVRVAVNSSTHAA, encoded by the coding sequence ATGAACGGAACAGAACAGACAGAAGCGGCGACCGACGCCGAGATGATGGCAGCTGCTGAGGCCGATGAGACGATGGCCGCCAGCGATGCCGAGGTAATTACGGTGACGCAGGCAGAGTTCGACCAGATCAAGGGCGAGCGCGACCAGCTGATCGACCGCATGGCGCGGCTGCAGGCGGAGTTCGATAATGCTCGCAAGCGTGAAGCGAAAGAGCGTGCGGACTTCCGTGACTACGCGGTGGGCAACGCGGCGGAAGGTTTCCTGGGCGTGCTGGATAACTTCCATCTTGCGCTGAAGTCGCAGGGATCGCCGGAGCAGTTTCGTGCGGGTATTGAGCTTATTGCGAAGCAGTTTGACGATGCCGTCCGCAACCTGGGCGTGGTTGCCGTCGAGACCGCCGGTCAGCAGTTCGATCCGCGTTCCATGGAAGCACTGGGATCGGTCGAGACGGCCGAGTTCCCGGACGGCGCTGTGGTCGACGAGGTACGTCGTGGCTATCGCATCAAAGAACGCCTGCTGCGCCCCGCGCTGGTTCGCGTCGCGGTGAACAGCAGCACGCACGCAGCTTAA
- the hrcA gene encoding heat-inducible transcriptional repressor HrcA, whose product MADLRETGWELHARQRAILSAAIELYVQTGEPVASQAIASVSGLSSATVRNTMVELADAGMLEQPHTSAGRIPTARAFRLHVEQIRGANRIAPRLLPEQSRTQIDAHLFGVAGADAFLERTSQVLALLSSSVGVALATVQAGDQLEHVHFQRLAQRKVLAVVVTRSGAVRDRVLLLANDLATSELESAARYLNENFRGWSVERVRSEILSRAERERSEYQRMMQSAEELWSRVVPDDRGSEQTLYIEGVSNLLGGADTDRVRLREMLAALEAKERLVTLLTAYVDSHERSVRVVFDMEERAPEMQGLVLIAAPAMVDGTRRGTVGVIGTQRMHYENTINAVGYVAQLFAQSVGGESADAAGQS is encoded by the coding sequence ATGGCAGATCTGCGCGAGACCGGCTGGGAGTTGCACGCGCGGCAGCGGGCGATTCTGTCTGCGGCGATTGAGCTGTACGTGCAGACGGGCGAGCCCGTGGCATCGCAGGCGATTGCCAGCGTCAGCGGCCTGAGTTCTGCAACGGTGCGCAACACCATGGTGGAGCTTGCAGACGCGGGGATGTTGGAGCAGCCGCACACTTCGGCGGGACGCATCCCGACGGCGCGCGCCTTCCGCTTGCACGTGGAGCAGATCCGCGGAGCAAATCGTATCGCCCCCAGGCTGCTGCCGGAGCAGTCGCGCACGCAGATTGACGCGCATCTGTTTGGTGTCGCTGGTGCCGACGCATTTCTTGAACGCACGTCGCAGGTACTGGCCCTGCTGTCGAGCAGTGTGGGTGTTGCGCTGGCGACGGTGCAGGCCGGCGACCAGTTGGAGCACGTGCACTTTCAGCGGCTGGCGCAGCGCAAGGTGCTTGCAGTCGTTGTCACGCGCAGTGGAGCGGTCCGCGATCGCGTGTTGTTGCTGGCGAACGATCTTGCAACGAGTGAGTTGGAGAGTGCCGCACGCTATCTGAACGAGAACTTCCGTGGCTGGAGCGTGGAGCGTGTGCGTTCGGAGATACTGTCGCGCGCGGAGCGTGAGCGCAGTGAGTATCAGCGGATGATGCAGTCGGCGGAAGAGCTTTGGTCGCGCGTGGTGCCGGACGATCGCGGTTCGGAGCAAACGCTGTATATCGAGGGTGTGTCGAACCTTCTGGGTGGTGCCGATACAGACCGTGTGCGTCTGCGCGAGATGCTGGCGGCGCTGGAAGCGAAGGAACGATTGGTGACATTGTTGACGGCGTATGTCGACTCGCATGAGCGGAGCGTTCGTGTGGTCTTCGATATGGAGGAACGTGCGCCGGAGATGCAGGGGCTGGTCTTGATTGCGGCGCCGGCGATGGTGGACGGGACGCGTCGCGGGACGGTGGGCGTCATTGGGACGCAGCGCATGCACTACGAAAACACCATCAATGCAGTGGGGTATGTAGCGCAGTTGTTTGCGCAGTCGGTGGGCGGAGAATCCGCGGACGCTGCCGGGCAATCATAA
- a CDS encoding YceI family protein, translating into MRLAPALLCLFAATAAAQTDRTWKLTKASLTYHMSHPVHEVDGTSHSALGKGVCHAGTCDFLIAVPVKTFDSGDSNRDLHMLQVTRGAEFPLVTVRVRIAEDRLQQPTLDCDLEVTFSGNTAHYAHVPFQQTVTGEDHHITGTVPATVADFKIPPPSFLMMPIKNEIPIKVDMTWR; encoded by the coding sequence ATGCGACTCGCGCCCGCACTGCTCTGCCTCTTCGCCGCCACAGCCGCGGCGCAGACGGATCGTACCTGGAAACTGACAAAGGCCTCGCTGACCTATCACATGTCGCACCCGGTGCATGAGGTGGATGGCACCAGTCACTCGGCGCTGGGCAAGGGCGTCTGCCACGCCGGCACATGCGACTTCCTCATTGCAGTGCCGGTGAAGACCTTCGACTCCGGCGATTCCAATCGTGATCTGCACATGCTGCAGGTCACGCGCGGTGCAGAGTTCCCGCTGGTCACCGTTCGCGTCCGTATCGCGGAAGATCGCCTTCAGCAACCAACACTGGATTGCGATCTTGAGGTCACCTTCTCGGGCAACACCGCGCACTACGCACATGTGCCGTTTCAGCAAACGGTCACAGGAGAAGACCACCACATTACGGGGACTGTTCCAGCGACCGTCGCCGACTTCAAAATCCCGCCGCCCTCGTTCCTGATGATGCCCATCAAGAACGAGATCCCGATCAAAGTTGATATGACCTGGCGATGA
- a CDS encoding Mrp/NBP35 family ATP-binding protein translates to MAQAGQAQQGPQALPGIHAVIAVGSGKGGVGKTTVAVNLSIALAKLGHRVGLIDADIYGPNVPMMMGQTRQPSVTDDSMMEPLESFGVKFISVGLISPGDKPLVMRGPMLHQIIRQFLQQVKWGELDYLIVDLPPGTGDVVISLVQTVPLTGAVVVSTGSGVALQDARKALEMFHQVNVEVLGLIENMSQMRLPNGEVLDVFGAGGTAATARQYNLPFLGSVDLDPAIRQGGDRGLPVALGGPEDARAKAYFDIAKEVIDRADDVLEESKDVLEIS, encoded by the coding sequence ATGGCACAGGCAGGACAGGCTCAGCAGGGGCCGCAAGCACTTCCGGGAATTCACGCAGTCATCGCAGTGGGCAGTGGTAAGGGCGGCGTTGGTAAGACGACAGTTGCGGTAAATCTGTCAATTGCGCTGGCGAAGCTGGGGCACCGCGTGGGCTTGATCGATGCGGACATCTACGGGCCGAATGTGCCCATGATGATGGGACAGACGCGTCAGCCTTCGGTGACCGATGACAGCATGATGGAACCGCTGGAGAGCTTTGGCGTGAAGTTCATCTCGGTGGGCCTGATCTCGCCCGGCGATAAGCCGCTGGTAATGCGCGGACCGATGCTGCACCAGATCATTCGCCAGTTCCTGCAGCAGGTGAAGTGGGGCGAGCTGGATTACCTGATCGTTGATCTGCCGCCGGGCACGGGCGATGTCGTCATCTCGCTGGTGCAGACGGTGCCGCTGACGGGTGCGGTGGTCGTTTCGACTGGCAGCGGCGTTGCGCTGCAGGATGCACGCAAGGCGCTGGAGATGTTCCACCAGGTGAATGTGGAAGTGCTCGGCCTGATTGAGAACATGTCGCAGATGCGTCTGCCGAACGGGGAGGTCCTCGACGTTTTCGGCGCAGGCGGCACGGCTGCGACGGCTCGCCAGTACAACCTGCCGTTCCTGGGATCGGTCGATCTGGATCCGGCGATCCGGCAGGGTGGCGATCGCGGTCTGCCGGTGGCTCTCGGCGGACCGGAGGATGCTCGCGCGAAGGCTTACTTCGACATTGCGAAGGAAGTCATCGACCGCGCGGACGACGTGCTGGAAGAGTCGAAGGACGTCCTCGAAATCAGCTAG
- a CDS encoding acyl-CoA thioesterase: protein MDEQHRTVFDSQAERSEVIFPGDSNSLGNLFGGRLMQFIDLVGAVAAYRHARSTAVVTASMDHLDFVAPVHIGDLLILKASVNRAFKTSMEVGVKAMVEDPKTRQLRHVSTAYVTYVAVDQTGTPVPVEPVIPETEHQKRRYDDAQRRRENRAEETTRKRELRKVLTMDWHA, encoded by the coding sequence ATGGATGAACAGCACAGAACGGTCTTCGACTCGCAGGCAGAGCGCAGCGAGGTGATCTTTCCCGGCGACTCGAACTCGCTGGGTAACCTGTTTGGCGGCCGGTTGATGCAGTTTATCGACCTGGTGGGCGCCGTTGCGGCGTACCGCCATGCTCGTTCCACCGCAGTGGTCACGGCCAGCATGGATCACCTGGACTTCGTTGCGCCGGTCCACATCGGCGACCTGCTGATCCTGAAAGCGAGCGTGAATCGCGCCTTCAAGACCAGCATGGAAGTAGGCGTGAAGGCCATGGTGGAAGACCCCAAGACACGGCAGTTGCGCCACGTCTCGACGGCTTACGTGACTTACGTCGCGGTCGATCAGACGGGAACGCCCGTGCCCGTGGAACCGGTGATCCCGGAGACGGAACACCAGAAGCGGCGCTATGACGATGCGCAGCGGCGACGGGAGAATCGTGCGGAAGAGACGACGCGCAAGCGCGAGCTTCGCAAGGTGCTGACGATGGACTGGCACGCTTAG
- a CDS encoding tetratricopeptide repeat protein → MDKIAMLTEILAANPADSFARYGLAMEHLSQGNNDAALAEFTATTEHNPDYVPAYQMSGQTLAKLHRNDDAVARLKDGLAAAARTRNTHAASEMQALLDELEA, encoded by the coding sequence ATGGACAAGATCGCGATGCTCACCGAAATCCTCGCCGCAAACCCCGCAGACAGTTTTGCCCGCTATGGCCTGGCCATGGAGCACCTGTCGCAGGGCAACAACGACGCGGCACTCGCCGAGTTCACAGCCACCACCGAGCACAATCCCGACTACGTACCCGCCTACCAGATGAGCGGACAGACGCTGGCCAAGCTGCATCGCAATGACGACGCCGTGGCTCGCCTGAAAGACGGCCTGGCCGCCGCAGCCCGCACGCGCAACACGCATGCCGCATCCGAGATGCAAGCACTGCTGGACGAGTTGGAAGCGTAA
- a CDS encoding magnesium chelatase produces MAKQHSLPSDLPQTLGALRTSAWTFERVTRSVKDELRENLIAKLRAKETIFPGVVGYEDTVVPQIVNAVLSRHNFILLGLRGQAKSRILRGLTTLLDDVVPYVAGSEIRDNPYKPLSQYSRDLIAAKGDATPIAWLTPDERYVEKLATPDVTVADLIGDVDPIKAARSGEQLSSELTMHYGLLPRANRGIFAINEAPDLAGKIQVALFNIMQEGDVQIKGYPVRLQLDVAITFSANPEDYTARGKIVTPLKDRIGSEIRTHYLDSLEQAISVTEQEAWSTRAALDIDVPRYIRETVEQIAFVAREDKRVDKRSGVSQRLPISVMELVISNAERRALTHGETVAVPRIGDIYTSLPGITGKIELEYEGEMRGADTVVRDIILTAVKRTFDGYFAEANTQQIEQWFNLGGTVQLSDAVSAEQSLKELQQIQGLFDKLKPLSLEKRAGNEALVSAAEFLLEGMTAHKRISRNEERSFTASEKQTRKERAQNFGEDIRDRERDDYRNRSKRGFN; encoded by the coding sequence ATGGCTAAACAGCATTCGCTCCCGTCCGATCTGCCGCAAACGTTAGGTGCACTCCGCACGTCCGCGTGGACCTTTGAGCGGGTCACGCGCTCCGTGAAAGACGAGCTTCGCGAAAACCTCATAGCCAAACTGCGCGCAAAGGAGACCATCTTCCCCGGCGTCGTCGGCTATGAAGATACGGTCGTCCCGCAGATTGTCAATGCTGTGCTCTCGCGCCATAACTTCATCCTGCTGGGTCTGCGCGGGCAGGCGAAGAGCCGCATCCTGCGCGGCCTGACCACGCTGCTGGATGACGTGGTGCCCTACGTCGCTGGATCAGAGATTCGCGACAACCCGTACAAGCCACTCTCGCAGTACTCTCGCGACCTGATCGCGGCCAAGGGTGACGCAACGCCCATCGCATGGCTCACGCCGGATGAGCGCTACGTCGAAAAACTTGCAACACCGGACGTCACCGTCGCCGACCTCATCGGCGATGTCGACCCCATCAAGGCAGCGCGCAGCGGCGAACAGCTCTCGAGCGAGCTGACCATGCACTACGGTTTGCTGCCCCGCGCTAACCGTGGCATCTTCGCCATCAACGAAGCACCCGATCTCGCCGGCAAGATCCAGGTCGCGCTCTTCAACATCATGCAGGAGGGCGACGTGCAGATTAAGGGCTACCCCGTCCGCCTGCAGCTTGATGTCGCCATCACCTTCTCCGCCAATCCCGAGGACTACACAGCCCGCGGCAAGATCGTGACACCGCTCAAGGACCGCATCGGTTCCGAGATCCGCACACACTATCTCGACTCGCTTGAGCAGGCTATCTCTGTCACTGAGCAGGAGGCGTGGTCCACCCGCGCCGCACTCGACATCGACGTCCCCCGCTATATTCGCGAGACGGTCGAACAGATCGCCTTCGTTGCGCGTGAAGACAAGCGCGTCGATAAGCGCTCCGGTGTCTCCCAGCGTCTGCCTATATCCGTGATGGAACTCGTCATCTCCAACGCAGAGCGCCGCGCCCTCACCCACGGCGAGACCGTCGCAGTCCCCCGCATCGGCGATATCTATACGTCGCTGCCGGGCATTACTGGCAAGATCGAACTCGAGTACGAGGGCGAAATGCGCGGCGCCGACACCGTCGTTCGCGACATCATCCTCACAGCAGTCAAGCGCACCTTCGACGGCTACTTCGCAGAAGCCAACACACAGCAGATCGAACAGTGGTTCAACCTCGGCGGTACGGTGCAGCTTTCGGACGCGGTCTCTGCCGAACAGTCACTCAAAGAACTGCAGCAGATCCAGGGACTCTTCGATAAGCTGAAACCGCTGTCACTCGAGAAGCGCGCCGGCAACGAAGCCCTTGTCTCCGCAGCCGAATTCCTCCTCGAAGGCATGACCGCCCACAAGCGGATCAGCCGCAACGAAGAGCGCAGTTTCACCGCCAGCGAGAAGCAGACACGCAAAGAACGCGCGCAGAACTTTGGAGAAGACATCCGCGACCGCGAGCGGGACGACTACCGCAACCGCTCCAAGCGCGGCTTTAACTAA
- a CDS encoding vWA domain-containing protein, translated as MKRTRYTKFNGNFADGIGLDDLMEALSDFMLDSGFQDPFSQFQELNGEHTLENLREALRQVMESGDFLDEEAQQQYDDMNEQQREQMLDTLVERMQAGDYIQQQAGEASEMQGQTSTGEIAQPAPPQGEARFHVTDKSMDFLSYKSLRHLLGGMGRSVSGRHDTNYEASGIESSGSTKQYEFGDVMNLDVNATLSSAMQREGLTLPLNVEYGDLIINQSEYQSSCATVVMLDCSHSMILYGEDRFTPAKRVAMALSHLIRTQFPGDSLHLVLFHDSAEELPIQQVARVKVGPYYTNTREGLRLARRILSRSNKDMKQIVMITDGKPSALTLDDGRIYRNAFGLDPMVIAETLEEVSRCKRANIVINTFMLAQDFALMQFVQKVSAMCRGKAYFTSPDKLGSYVLQDFMNRRMKTIH; from the coding sequence ATGAAGCGCACACGCTACACGAAATTCAACGGCAACTTTGCGGACGGCATCGGCCTCGATGACCTGATGGAAGCGCTCAGCGACTTCATGCTTGACTCCGGCTTCCAGGATCCCTTCTCGCAGTTCCAGGAACTCAACGGCGAACACACGCTTGAGAACCTGCGCGAAGCCCTGAGGCAGGTGATGGAGTCTGGCGACTTCCTCGACGAAGAAGCCCAGCAGCAGTACGACGACATGAACGAGCAGCAGCGCGAACAAATGCTCGACACCCTCGTCGAACGCATGCAGGCCGGCGACTACATCCAGCAGCAGGCTGGCGAAGCCTCCGAGATGCAGGGCCAGACGTCCACCGGCGAGATTGCGCAGCCCGCGCCGCCACAGGGCGAAGCCCGCTTTCACGTCACCGATAAGAGCATGGACTTCCTCAGCTACAAGTCCCTGCGCCACCTGCTCGGCGGCATGGGACGCAGCGTCAGCGGGCGCCACGACACCAACTACGAAGCCAGCGGCATCGAGTCCAGCGGCAGCACGAAGCAGTACGAGTTCGGAGACGTCATGAACCTCGACGTCAACGCCACACTCTCAAGCGCCATGCAACGCGAAGGCCTCACGCTGCCACTCAACGTCGAGTACGGCGACCTCATCATCAACCAGAGCGAGTACCAGTCATCCTGCGCAACCGTGGTCATGCTGGACTGCTCGCACTCGATGATCCTCTACGGCGAAGACCGCTTCACGCCCGCCAAGCGCGTCGCCATGGCGCTCTCGCACCTCATCCGAACCCAGTTCCCGGGCGACTCGTTGCACCTGGTTCTCTTCCACGACTCCGCAGAAGAGCTGCCCATCCAGCAGGTCGCGCGCGTGAAGGTCGGCCCGTACTACACCAACACCCGCGAAGGCCTACGCCTCGCCCGCCGCATCCTGTCGCGCAGCAACAAGGACATGAAGCAGATCGTGATGATCACGGACGGCAAACCCTCCGCGCTCACACTCGACGATGGCCGCATCTACCGCAACGCCTTCGGCCTCGACCCCATGGTCATCGCCGAAACGCTGGAAGAAGTAAGCCGCTGCAAGCGCGCCAACATCGTCATCAACACGTTCATGCTCGCGCAGGACTTCGCACTGATGCAGTTCGTACAGAAAGTAAGCGCCATGTGCCGCGGCAAAGCCTACTTCACCAGCCCCGACAAGCTGGGCAGTTACGTCCTGCAGGACTTCATGAACCGCCGCATGAAGACGATCCACTAG